The Mesorhizobium koreense genome includes a window with the following:
- a CDS encoding alpha/beta fold hydrolase, whose amino-acid sequence MKAYRFGSCELRPQSRELLVDGQPRPVEPQVFDLLCLLAREAGRVISHDELIAEIWGGRIVSDAAISARISAARTAIGDNGASQRYIRTVPRRGFRFVCAVDEIGAERNSGSAVTATVEQQVRFTRSADGTRIAYAETGSGYPLVRAGHWLTHLEYDWHSPIWRPLLDQLSRDFHVVRYDQRGNGLSDWDPPEYSLECFVDDLAAVVDAAALKRFALYGTSQGAAVAIAYACRFPERVSHLILQGGYQAGRLVRSSASERSEGEALVTLVRYGWGKPESAFLKMFSAMFIPDGTKEEIDALAELQRMTTTAENALRIREAVDRFDVRHLLANVAVPTLVLHARNDSVHPLDQGRKLAAGIRGARFVMLESANHVTLPREPAWDVMLPAVRDFVRASHPAAPA is encoded by the coding sequence GTGAAGGCGTATCGGTTCGGCTCCTGCGAGCTTCGGCCGCAAAGCCGCGAACTTCTCGTCGACGGGCAGCCACGCCCCGTGGAGCCTCAGGTGTTCGACCTCCTGTGCCTTCTTGCGAGAGAGGCCGGCCGGGTGATTTCTCATGACGAGCTGATCGCGGAGATCTGGGGAGGACGCATCGTCTCGGACGCCGCCATCAGCGCACGGATAAGCGCGGCCCGAACGGCGATCGGCGACAACGGCGCAAGCCAGCGCTATATCAGGACCGTTCCGCGCCGGGGCTTCCGCTTCGTCTGCGCGGTAGATGAAATCGGCGCGGAGAGGAACAGCGGCTCGGCGGTAACCGCTACTGTCGAGCAGCAGGTCCGCTTCACTCGCTCCGCCGACGGCACGCGCATCGCCTATGCGGAGACAGGCTCCGGCTATCCGCTGGTGAGGGCCGGGCATTGGCTCACACATCTGGAATATGACTGGCACAGTCCGATCTGGCGGCCGCTTCTCGACCAGCTCAGCCGGGATTTCCACGTCGTCCGCTATGACCAGCGCGGCAACGGCCTGTCTGACTGGGATCCGCCGGAATATTCGCTCGAGTGCTTCGTCGATGATCTGGCGGCGGTCGTGGACGCCGCGGCGCTCAAGCGTTTCGCTCTCTACGGCACTTCGCAGGGCGCGGCGGTCGCCATCGCCTATGCCTGCCGCTTTCCTGAGCGCGTCAGCCATCTCATCCTCCAGGGCGGCTATCAAGCCGGGCGGCTGGTCAGGTCGTCGGCCAGCGAACGCTCCGAGGGGGAGGCCCTGGTGACGCTCGTGCGCTATGGCTGGGGCAAGCCGGAGAGCGCGTTTCTCAAGATGTTTTCAGCAATGTTCATTCCCGACGGGACGAAAGAGGAGATCGACGCGCTTGCGGAGCTGCAGCGAATGACGACAACGGCCGAAAACGCGCTACGCATTCGCGAAGCCGTCGACCGCTTTGACGTTCGCCACCTTCTTGCAAACGTGGCTGTGCCGACGCTCGTGCTTCACGCGCGTAACGACAGCGTCCATCCGCTGGACCAGGGCCGGAAACTTGCGGCCGGCATTCGCGGCGCCCGGTTCGTCATGCTCGAAAGCGCCAACCACGTCACCCTGCCGCGCGAGCCGGCGTGGGACGTGATGCTGCCGGCGGTCCGCGACTTTGTCCGCGCCTCGCATCCTGCCGCGCCTGCGTGA
- a CDS encoding DUF992 domain-containing protein, translating into MKTFVMTAAVVSLLSATPALAASDQAQEVGRLECIIHGGVGMIVGSSKKLDCTYTPSDPNIPKEDYVGRVTKFGLDVGVTGKAVMQWLVLAPTKSGYGPGALAGDYAGASAEASAVVGAGANVLVGGSDRTFTLQPISVQGQTGVNVAVGVTSFHLESVLK; encoded by the coding sequence ATGAAGACGTTCGTAATGACCGCCGCTGTCGTTTCACTGCTATCCGCTACCCCGGCCTTGGCGGCTTCGGATCAAGCCCAGGAAGTGGGGCGGCTCGAGTGCATCATTCATGGTGGTGTCGGGATGATCGTCGGCTCGTCGAAAAAACTGGACTGCACCTATACGCCTTCGGACCCGAACATTCCGAAGGAAGATTATGTCGGCCGTGTCACCAAATTCGGGCTCGATGTCGGCGTCACCGGCAAAGCCGTGATGCAATGGCTGGTGCTCGCTCCGACCAAGAGCGGTTATGGACCCGGCGCACTTGCCGGCGACTATGCCGGCGCCAGCGCCGAGGCTAGCGCCGTCGTCGGCGCGGGTGCCAACGTTCTGGTTGGCGGCTCCGACCGCACATTCACTTTACAGCCCATAAGCGTACAGGGCCAGACCGGCGTCAATGTCGCTGTCGGGGTCACAAGCTTCCACCTGGAAAGCGTCCTGAAATAG
- a CDS encoding DUF1236 domain-containing protein, with protein sequence MRNAIRTSIASSLSTGAACIALIIATSVASADSVIITKEQAPEVHQYIVKQHVEPITPPEGFDVQVGTVVPDTVEIHQLDVPSLPKQYDYMVVNGQTVIVDPDTRKIVQVLE encoded by the coding sequence ATGAGGAACGCAATCCGTACGTCGATCGCAAGCAGTCTCTCAACGGGTGCAGCATGTATTGCTCTAATTATCGCGACTTCGGTGGCCTCGGCAGATTCGGTGATCATAACGAAGGAGCAGGCACCGGAAGTGCATCAATACATCGTCAAGCAGCACGTCGAGCCCATAACGCCTCCGGAGGGCTTCGACGTGCAGGTCGGTACCGTTGTTCCGGATACTGTGGAGATCCATCAATTGGATGTTCCGAGTCTGCCCAAGCAATACGATTACATGGTCGTAAACGGGCAAACGGTAATCGTCGACCCGGACACCCGCAAGATCGTGCAAGTTCTGGAATAG
- a CDS encoding DUF1236 domain-containing protein has product MNITSKMAVSSLAMMVGLGLASGAVWAQDAQGNTKLDNNSKIEAQHQSKRATGSETKSEGKTIGGMKAEGGTRMKGLFHSQRMKGETSSQTKAEGNAQMKSETGNRTKAEGGTPMKGEGQNAQTGTGIKSDQKTHMKTEESGSMKKGEGSRAQMKSETGKSGSATSGGRTNSESTTTGQNERSGTSNEKTGSVQKNGGVDVNISGEQRTEIKQVIKTENVEHVEHVTFNVDVGTSIPHSVHLHRLPPKIVKLVPAYDGYEYFVLADGRIVIVDPDSYEIVYILA; this is encoded by the coding sequence ATGAATATCACTAGCAAAATGGCCGTAAGCAGCCTCGCCATGATGGTCGGTCTTGGCCTCGCATCGGGCGCAGTCTGGGCGCAGGACGCCCAAGGCAACACCAAGCTCGACAACAATTCGAAGATCGAAGCGCAGCACCAGAGCAAGCGGGCGACTGGCTCAGAGACGAAATCAGAGGGCAAGACCATCGGCGGTATGAAGGCCGAAGGTGGCACCCGCATGAAGGGTCTGTTCCATAGCCAGAGGATGAAAGGCGAAACGAGCAGCCAGACGAAGGCCGAGGGCAACGCTCAGATGAAGAGTGAAACCGGTAATCGAACCAAGGCCGAGGGCGGCACCCCGATGAAGGGTGAAGGCCAGAATGCCCAGACGGGTACTGGAATCAAATCAGATCAGAAGACTCACATGAAGACGGAAGAGTCCGGCTCGATGAAGAAGGGGGAGGGCTCTCGAGCGCAGATGAAATCCGAAACGGGCAAGAGCGGCAGCGCCACGTCTGGCGGCAGGACGAACAGCGAGAGCACGACGACCGGTCAGAACGAGCGTTCCGGCACGAGCAACGAAAAGACCGGCTCGGTGCAGAAGAACGGCGGCGTCGATGTGAACATCAGTGGCGAACAGAGGACCGAGATCAAGCAGGTGATCAAGACGGAGAACGTCGAGCACGTCGAGCACGTGACGTTCAATGTCGATGTAGGCACCTCAATCCCGCACAGTGTGCATCTGCACCGGCTGCCGCCGAAGATCGTAAAGCTTGTCCCGGCCTATGACGGCTATGAGTATTTCGTTCTCGCCGACGGCCGCATCGTTATCGTCGATCCGGACTCGTACGAGATCGTCTACATCCTCGCATGA
- a CDS encoding transposase: MTPSRYQSGEIDRDSGVSKCGDAGIQWVLVEAAGILLRLTKRSSPLKAWDLSIAHRRGMMKATSWRWRDA, translated from the coding sequence TTGACGCCGTCACGCTACCAATCCGGCGAGATTGATCGGGATAGCGGAGTCTCGAAGTGTGGCGATGCCGGCATCCAATGGGTATTGGTAGAGGCCGCAGGGATCCTGCTGCGACTTACAAAGAGAAGTTCGCCGCTGAAGGCGTGGGACCTCTCCATCGCTCACCGGCGAGGTATGATGAAGGCTACCTCGTGGCGGTGGCGCGACGCCTAG